The proteins below come from a single Haemorhous mexicanus isolate bHaeMex1 chromosome 20, bHaeMex1.pri, whole genome shotgun sequence genomic window:
- the TEKT3 gene encoding tektin-3, which yields MELYGYPLKAKFNQPRPPPPKVLSATNVAAGYKSRIPYHPESFSMPWMPNSYYKAATLNPTLSPLTESFPGLPPTKIVPFISERPNGVFTRHTLDDWHRSNMTNYKESETTRHNAERLRADLTRTIKDVYQQAKRTQGESTKNLGERINDIEYWKSELCIELDAMIRETNSLMDMQKRLERALADTEGPFQVAHKCLLNREKRMGIDLVNDDVEKQLVTEIKIIRSCRERLQQCLDTVNAQIMCNKEARQELEKDLADKQLGHHIDNKCYQLKNTSRGIHFFKGVERIDATVSVPETWARFTDNNIFRSQSARAASAKLRASTESLLMGTADEMWRQFSKVNDAFTSRITEIANAKSKIQTHLAKTRQEIFQLETKIQVIQKTIRDKEVQLKVAQTRLDERSRRPNVELCRDAAQIRLVQEVNEINETLRNLHQCLRASEDMLQMLVRSKGVLEHDLVVKNNSLFIDQERCMGMRKSYPSTVQILGYVSAGLT from the exons ATGGAACTCTACGGCTATCCCTTGAAAGCCAAGTTTAACCAGCCACGGCCACCACCTCCCAAGGTCCTGTCAGCGACCAACGTGGCGGCCGGCTACAAGAGCCGCATTCCCTATCACCCCGAGAGCTTCAGCATGCCATGGATGCCCAACTCCTACTACAAAGCAGCTACCCTCAACCCCACCCTGTCTCCCCTCACCGAAAGCTTCCCGGGGCTTCCCCCCACCAAGATAGTTCCTTTTATTTCCGAGAGACCCAACGGGGTCTTCACCCGGCACACGCTGGACGACTGGCACAGGTCCAACATGACCAACTACAAGGAGTCGGAGACCACGCGGCACAACGCGGAGCGCCTGCGCGCCGACCTCACCCGCACCATCAAGGACGTCTACCAGCAGGCCAAGAGGACCCAAGGGGAGagcaccaagaacctgggagAGCGCATCAACGACATCGAGTACTGGAAGTCCGAGCTCTGCATCGAGCTGGATGCCATGATCAGGGAGACCAACTCCCTGATGGACATGCAGAAACGGCTGGAGAGAGCCTTGGCTGACACCGAGGGCCCCTTCCAG GTCGCTCACAAGTGTTTGCTCAATCGGGAGAAGAGGATGGGCATCGACCTGGTCAACGACGACGTGGAGAAACAGCTCGTCACA GAAATCAAGATCATCAGGTCCTGCcgggagaggctgcagcagtgcctggacACGGTGAATGCCCAGATCAT GTGCAACAAGGAGGCCcggcaggagctggagaaggacctggCTGACAAGCAGTTGGGCCACCACATCGACAACAAGTGCTACCAGCTGAAGAACACCTCCAGAGGCATCCACTTCTTCAAGGGCGTGGAGAGGATCGATGCCAC GGTCTCGGTGCCCGAGACGTGGGCCAGGTTCACGGACAACAACATCTTCCGCTCGCAGAGCGCGCGCGCGGCCTCGGCCAAGCTGCGCGCCAGCACCGAGAGCCTCCTGATGGGCACGGCCGACGAGATGTGGCGCCAGTTCAGCAAGGTCAACGACGCCTTCACCAGCCGCATCACCGAGATTGCCAACGCCAAGAGCAAGATCCAGACACACCTGGCCAAG ACACGGCAGGAGATCTTCCAGCTTGAGACCAAGATCCAAGTCATCCAGAAGACCATAAGGGACAAAGAGGTTCAGCTGAAGGTGGCCCAGACCCGGCTGGATGAGCGCTCGAGGAGACCCAACGTGGAGCTGTGCCGGGACGCCGCCCAGATCCG CCTTGTCCAAGAGGTGAACGAGATCAACGAGACGCTGCGGAACCTGCACCAGTGCCTGCGCGCCTCCGAGGACATGCTGCAGATGCTGGTGCGCTCCAAGGGGGTCCTGGAGCACGACCTGGTGGTCAAGAACAACTCGCTGTTCATCGACCAGGAGCGCTGCATGGGCATGCGCAAGAGCTACCCCAGCACCGTGCAGATCCTGGGCTACGTCTCGGCAGGGCTCACCTGA